The Streptomyces lienomycini sequence GGCCGCCGGGCCAGCTCGTCGCGCACCTGCTGGAGGGGGACGGGGCGGCCGGCGGTAGGGGAGCCGGGCCCGGCCGGTCTCTGGACACACGTCCAGCTCCGGCGTTTCGGCCGGGATTCGGCGTCACCAGGTGCGGACCGTGTCAGGGGTGATCCTCAGCCGCCGGGACACCTCCGTGATCGAGTGGCCTTCGGTGCACTCCAGCACGACCCGTGACCGCCGGGCCAGAGTCTGGGCAGTCGCACAGCTCTCGTGGCCAACCACGACGGTGATGCCTACGGGGCCCCTGCCAGGGTGCGCATCTGTTCGGCCAGTCGATCCAGTTCGGCTGTCGCCGAGGGGGAGGTGTCGTTGAGTGCGCTGCGTGCGGCGGTCTTGCTGCGCAGGAAGCGCCGCAGCAAGGCGACGAGCATGCCTTCCGGCAGGGTCTGCAGTGCGCCGAACACGCGCGGGACCGGTGGCGTCGGCGTGGCGGCCATGGACTGCCGCATGAGGCGGAGCATGCCGCCTACGGCGTCCCCATCCTCGGCCAGCGCCGCCGGCCCGCCCGCCGCGCGTACCGCCCGGCCGAGCGGTACCTCGAACGCGGCGTGGGTTTTGAGCCAGGCGTCCATCCGCGGCTCGGCTTTGACCTTGATGTTCGCCGCGCGGAACTCGCGGACGATCCGTTCCGACCGCGGGGTGGTGTGCCCATGGGGCTCACCGATCGGCATCGGGACCCGGCCGGCCATGAAGCTGAGTGCCCGGTAGCGGACCACGTCGCCGTCCATGGTGCCGCCGGCCAGGGCCGGGGGGAATCCGAGCAGAGCACGCCCGCGGCCGATCGCTGCTTCCAGCGGCTGCGCACCGGCGGCCCAGTTGTGGAGGAACAGGACGTCGCCGTCGACACGGGCCAGCGATTCCAGCACCGCGTCGACCTGGTGGGTGCGGACGGTGACGATGACGAGGTCGTATCCGCCGGCCGGGTCCTCGACGACCGGGGCCGGCACCTGCCGGACGGCAGGGCTGTCCTCCTCCGCGAGCTGCACGCCGTGCCGGCGCAGGGAGGCCAGACGGGGGCCCCTCGCGAGGAGTGTGACATCACGCCCGGCCTCGTACAGGTGGGCGGCGAGCAGGCTCCCGCACACCCCGGCGCCGTAGACGAGCAGTTTCATGCGATCACATCCGGATAAGTCAAACGTTCGTTTCAATCGATCGTTCGTATAGTACGGGACATGGTGCAACCCGATACCCGGACCAAAGTCCTCGAGGCCGCCGAACGCCTCTTCGCCGAGAACGGATACAGCGGAACCTCGGTCCGCGCGATCACCGGCCTCGCCGGAGCGAACCTGGCCGCGGTGGCCTACCACTTCGGGTCGAAGGCGGACCTCATGGCCGCGGTCGTCCGCCGCGTGATCGATCCGATCACCAACGCCCAGCGCACCCGGCTCGACGAGCTTCTCGCGAGGGCCGGGGAGCCGCGGGTCGCCGATCTCGTAGAGGCCTTCGCGGGTCCCCTGTTCGACGACATGCCCACCGATGGCGACCGCGGAGTACACGCGTCCCGGTTGATCATGACGATCCTCAGCGATCCCGCCGAGGAGGCCCGCGGCTGGACCGGCCCGGACGACGCCGCCATCCGTGAGCGCTACCTGGCGGCGTTCGCCCGCGCGCTGCCCGACCTCACCCCGTCCGAGCTGCTGTTTCGCATGCGGGGAATCCTCGCCGTGACGGCCGTGGACCGCGTCGAGGCCCACCACCAGCCGACCCCCACATGCCCAGCTGCGACCGACCGGGCCGCCCGCAGCTGGGCGATCACCTTCCTGACCGCTGCTATGAGCGCCCCGGCAACCGAAGCCGAGAGATAGCGCCCGCACATCACGGGGCCTCGCTCGTTCCAGTGCGGTGCCGTCCGCGGTCGGATCGAGCGGTACGGCGAGGGCGAAAAGCTGGAAGATGCAATGGGGGCGGTCCAGGTCCCTTGACCGGCGCGGGCCCCTCGTATCCGCGTCCGGTGAAACGAGCGCAACACCGCGAGCCCGGAGACGGCTTGCCCGGCGGCCAGCGCAATTAGAACTCCTAACGAAATGCCGTACGCGACAGCCGAGTGTGTCAGCGGTGACCGGACTTCTTGCGCTTCCGGCGCACACGCCATAGCACCACGGTCCCAGGATCAGAGCGCATGTGTGGCGGCACGAAACGCGCGGGCACGTTGAAGAGGATGATGCTGATCTCGCAGGCCATGCATGCCAGCACGATGAGCACCGCAATCAGGACGACGGCTGCTTGACCACCGGTCATCTCAGCGTCCAGCAGTCCCAAAAAGACAAGAGGAGTGATTGCCCAGAGCGAGGTGGCGGTGACACCCAAGGAGCGGACCTCGCCTCTCCTGACCTCCTGGCCGAACGGCAGGACAGTGTAGGAAGCCAAGAAGAAGTCCACCAAGTGCGCGTTGCGCCAGAGCTGGGCCGCCTTCCACGTCATGAAGGCAGCACCTGTCATCCACACGAGTCCGATCGCATAGGCCACGCCGCGTCCCCCGCTACTCATCGACCGTCTTCGCGATCTCTTACGGTACGCCGCCTTGCGTTCCATGGCTTTAGATCGATTTGACGAGCACACTCAGGACTCATCGGGCCGCCCTGAGGCGCCTCCAGCAGATAAGCGCACATCCGAGGGTCAGGAATGCCTCGTGGATGTCGTCACGGATCTCCCAGCGGATGCGCAGGCGACGGAACCAGTGCAGGTGGGCGAACGCGCGTTCAACAACCCAGCGTTGAGCGCCGAGCCCGGAGCCGTGCTCGGTCCCGCGGCGGGCGATTTGCGGCTTCACGCCGAGATCCCAGACCAGGCGGCGGTACTTGTCGTGGTCGTAGCCGCGGTCCCCCAGCACCACGTCCGGTCGGCGCCGGGGCCGGCCGCGCTTGCCCCGCACCGGCGGCACGGCCTGCAGCAACGGGACGAGCTGGGTGACGTCGTTGCGATTGCCGCCGGTGAGGGTGGCGGCAAGCGGGATGCCGGTGGCGTCGGTGATCAGGTGATGTTTGCTGCCCGTCTTGCCCCGGTCGACGGGGCTTCGTCCGGTCTTGATGCCCCCTTTAACGCCCGGATGTGGGAGCCGTCGACCGCCGCCCGGGAGAAGTCCAGGACGTTCACACTACGGAGTTTGGCGAGGAGGACCCCGTGCAGCCGGGGCCATACCCCGGCTTCGGTCCACTCGGCCAGGCGGCGCCAGCAGGTCATGCCCGAGCCGAAGCCGAGTTCCTGCGGCAGGTGCTCCCAGGCGATTCCGGTGTGCAGCACAAACAGGATGCCCTGGAACACCAGCCGGTCCGGATGCCGCTTGCGCCCCGGATGCTGGGCCCGACGCTCAATCTTCGGCACAAGCGGCTCGATCACCGCCCACAGCTCGTCGTCAACTTCCCACGGCTTCGCCCGAGCCACCCCGCACCCCCGGATTTTCAGCTCCGGAGTGATCCAACCACCTTGTAGATCATTTCGTTAGGAGTTCTTAGGCCGAACCGCCTGTCGTCAACCTGCGCCGCTGGGACGAGCGCTGGCAGGGAGGAGAACGTCGGCGCCACCGACGTAGAACTCACCGAAGCCGACCTGGCCGGTATCCGGGAGGTCCTCCCCCAGGGCTCCGCGGGCAGCCGCTACCCGGCCTCGGTGATGGCCGAATTCCGCACAGCGGATGAGAAGACCTCCCTCCAGGCCCGCTGCCGCTGTCGCTGTCGCCCCACCCTCGCACCAGGACAGGCGAGGGCGATGCGAGTGAACCACCACACCTACGGCCGCGGCGGGCCGGACAGCCGGGGAACCGCTCTGCCCGTGTGTTCGCTCACGGTGTCGCCGGACCGCAGTCCGGCCGGGTACCGGCTTCGGCCGCCCGCCGCGCTACCCGGGCTCTGCACGCGCCCTACTACAGCAGGCCGCCGAGCAACCCTCGCCGTGAAACCCGCTCGACCTGGGCACCTACTTGGAGACATCCTTGGGCATGGATTTCCTCTGCTACCACCGCGACCGGCCCGGCTCCATGACGCTGCGCGACGAGTTGCTGGAAGAGCACTGGTCCTACATGGATCGGTACGCGAAGGAGATGATCGCCCGGGGCCCGACCCTCGCCGACGACGGCGACACACCGACCGGGAGCGTGCACATCGTCGACCTGCCCGACCCCGCCGCCGCCCGCGCGTTCGCCTTCGACGAGCCGAACTACCAGGCCGGCGTCTACCGGGACGTGCTGCTGCGACGGTGGCGCAACATGCTGGGGCGCACCATGTGGGACTTCCCCGGCGGCCCGACCGACGGCAACCGGTACCTGGTACTCGGCCTCGGCCTCGGCACGGGACAGGTCGCCGACCTCGCGGTGCCACCCGACCGGAACGAGCTGATCGCCTACGGGCCGCTGCTGTCCGACGACGGCGACACCTGGCTGGGTACGGCGGCGCTGCTGCGAGCACCGGACCCGGACACGGCACGCGCCATTCTGGCCCCGGACCGGTACGTCGGCATCGAGGTGCACAACTGGCAGTTCGGCGGGCGCTCGTCATAGCCGAGGACGTCCGCCGGCATCCCCGTCGAAGCCCCGGCCGACCGAGTGGGGACGAGCGGACCCCTGGGGAACACGGCGCAGAGAACGCCGCCTCGGCGGGGGCGGCCTCCGCCCCAGCTCGGGGGGATGCGGGACGGAGGCCTGAGGCCGAGTCTGACATCGACGGGAGCGGACCGCCGCCCGTGAGATGTCTGTTGCTGAACCTGTGCCCCGGGAAGGCTCGGTAGCCCGATCAGGTGAAGCGCGGGCCACGTGGGTGGCCACCAACGTGAGATCGATCAAGGCATCGGGCAACGCGCGGGGGTGTTGCCGCATGCCCGTCAGGCGTCGAAACGGCCGCGTGCACTTTCGATGTGACCGAGGTGTTGGTGGGTCCAGCCGCAGATGACGTCGACCGCGGTGCGAAGGGCCCGGCCCGGCTCGGTGAGGGTGTACTCGACTCGCGGCGGCACGGTGGGGTACACCTTCCGGTCGACCAGGCCATTGCGCTCCAGCATGCGCAGGTTCTGGGTGAGCATCTTGTGGCTGACGCCCTCGACCTCGTTCCGCAGCTCGCTGAAACGCAGGGTGCGCTCGCCGAGCGCCTCGATGATCAGGAGCGCCCACTTGTTGGCGACGTCCGAGAAGATCTCCCGCGCCAGGGAGTCTGCGCGCCGCAGGTCGGCGTCCTCCGGCAGGCCCTTGAGTAGTTGCTTGGTCACCATCAGGTTCCTTAGTCACCGAAAAGTGCGTTCTTCCAGGTCAGCCTTCACTCTCCTACAGTTTCCGAGTAACTACAAGAGAGCAGATCGGAAGGGCGAGCACCATGGCCACCATTGATGTCTTCAATCACGACGTGCCGGCCGAGAGCGACTTCGGCTACTCACAGGCGATCAGGTCCGGCGAGCTGATCCACGTCTCTGGACAGCTCTCGTTCGACGAGGCAGGCGAGTTCCTCTACGCGGGCGACTTCGCCGCCCAGCTCAAGCAGACCTACGTCAACATGGACAAGGTCCTGGATCACTACGGCGCCACCCGGAACCAGGTCGTCTCGCAGACCCTGTACGTGGTGAACCTGCGGCAGAATGCCGCGGCGACGGCGGAGGGCAACCTGGGGTACTTCGGCGACCACCGCCCGGCCAGCACGGTCTTGGGCATCACTGAACTGACCTTGCCCGGCCAGGTCGTCGAAATCAGCTTCGTCATCGACACCCAACTGCCCGCCTGAGGTATCCCCCTCGCACCTCCCACAGCCCTCTGGGGCTCCCTTCACGGGACAGTCACAGTGCATGTGCCGCTGCTTGCGCGGCGCGTCCACGTCGGCCCGCAGGATCGTGCCCGATCACCGTCCTGTACGGATCCAGCGCCGACGCCCGGCGACGGCAGCGGCTTGCGTCGCTGCGGCCGGGCCGGCGTTGTGCTCGCGCCTCAACTCCCCCATGGTCAGGTCGGCTCGGTGGTCCCGCCGGATCGCCGCGTATCGCTCGACATGAGCTGGGTGATGCCGTACGCGGTGTCCGACGTGGCCCGCGACCAACTCACCAGCCTTTGGGAGACGGCGACGACGGCCCTGCTCGGCCGTGTCAACGCCGAGGGGGTCCTCGGATTCTGGCCCACGATCATCGGCACGGAGGGCGCCGACCCGCGCGACGAGGGCTTCGCGAAGTGGCTCGTCGCCGCCGACAAGGTGGTCCTGTCCTCGACGCGCCGACCGCTCGGGGCGCCGCTGACCTCGGGGACACCCGAAGCGGCGACGCCCTCGTACTCTCCAGCACCAGCGTCATCAAGGCACTGCTGGAGGCCGACGAGGTCGATCGCCTGGCCCTCACCGTCTTCCCCGTCCTCCTCGGCGGCGGGCCGCGCCTCTTCGACGACGGCCTGCCCGCCGGCAAGTGGGCGCTCGTCCGGCAGACCGCGGATGTCGACGGCACGCTTGCCCTGGTCTACGACCGCACCCGCTGACCCGCAGAGTCGGTCGTCACCGGTCACCGGTCACCGTGCACCGTGGCTGCCGCGACGAGATCCTCGGCACTGTCTCCAACGACCACGACTCGGTGGTGACCCTCGAAGACGTCAGAATCGCCGACCCTGCACAACGATCGGCGCACCTCTCACCCTCCCCGCCTTCCCCGCAGAGGCTCTGCGGCGAGTCGAGCAGAACCGGCGACCCGCCGCCGAACTCGACCTGCGTCCCGGAGCCATCGTCCGGTCTGGGTCACCACAGGAGCCGCCCGAACCCACGCCTGCCAGGGCTGAGCCTTTCGTCACGGCGTGCGGCGACGCGTTGCGCGGGCCCGGTCGATTACGCGGTACCCGGTGGCACCTTCGCGGTGGGGTGAGGAATCCAGGTCCGGACCGTCCGCTTGGCTATGCGATGGGGAAGTCGAAATAGGTGTCCGGGTGCGGTTCGTCCTTCAGCGTGTAGTGCCACCATTCACAGGCGTAGGAGTCGAAACCGCAGGCGCCCATGACCGAGCGCAGGTGCCGACGGTTCGCCGCCTCGACCCGCGTGATCCCCGGTGCGTCATGGTGCGAGACCGGGTCCATGAGGTCATGGTCCCCGCCCATCGGCGCGAGTTCGCCCGTGGCCAGGTGGTACAGCGTCAGATCGACGGTGCTCCCCCGGCTGTGACCCGACCTGGCGGCCACGTATCCCCGGTCGAACATCTCGTCCCTGCCGATGTTCGGATAGTGCCTCGCCTTCGTCCGGCCGTCCTCCAGCTGTCGGGACCAGTGGAGAAAGCAGTCCACGGCCCGCTGTGGGCGGTAACCGTCCCAGAGAAGCAGCCCGAAGCCGACGGACTCGGCCCTCTCCGCCGCCCTTCCCAGAGCCGCACACAAGGCCTTCGTGCCGACGATCCGGTTCGCCAGGTACCCGTCCACCGGCCTGCCGGTGAAGTTGTCCCACGTGGCGTACTTGGCGTCCCACCGTATTCCGGACACCAACTCGTCCACGAAGGCGAAGTCCCCCGTCATCGGTGCTTCCCCGTCAAAGCCAGCGATACCGTCCGGTCGATCACTTCGGAGAGCGGCAGACCGGCGGCTGCCATCATCCTCGGATAGCGGCTGTACGAGGTCATGCCTGGCAGGGTGTTGACCTCGTTGAGGACGACTTCGCCGTCGCCCTTGAGGAACATGTCCACCCGCGCCAGTCCTCTGCATCCCAGGACGCGGTACACGTCCTTTGCGGTCTCCTGTACGCGCGTCCGTGCCTCGGCCGGGATGTCGGCGGGAACGATCGCCGTCGAGTTCTCCGAGCCGCTCTCGGGCTCCTCCTCCTGGTGGATCCGGAAGAACCCGTGGGAGAGGGCGATGCGATCCACTTCGCCCGTGACCAGTTCCAGGTCGTTCCCCAGGACGGCGCAGCCGATCTCGCTGCCGTGGACGGCCTCTTCGATCAGCACCTTCGCGTCGTACCGCCGGGCGTCCTCCAGCGCCGCCGGCAGGTCCTCCTGCCGGGACACCCTGCTGACGCCGAAGGACGAACCCGAACGGGCCGGCTTCACGAAGACGGGGTAAGTGAGCCGGTCGGAATCAACGTGCTCGTCTCCCATCACGGTACGGAAATTCGGCGTGGCGATCCCCGCACTCCCGGCGACGACGTAGGCGAGGGACTTGTCCATGCACACGGCGGAGCTCTGGACGTCACAGCCCACATAGGGAATGCCGGAGAGTTCCAGCAGGCCCTGCGTCGCCCCGTCCTCGCCGAGGGTTCCGTGCAGGACGGGCAGGACGACGTCCAGGCGGATCGTCGCGTACCGCCCCTGCTCCAGCACGAGCAGCCCGTGGACGCTCCGGTCCGGCGACAGCACGGCCGGACGGGGGTCTGTACGGTAACCGGTGTAACTCCCGAGCAAGAAGCGGAAGTTGATGACTGACGTGATGCGTGAGACCGGTACCGAGAGTGGCGTCGGCGAGCTGGCGGCCGCCGTGGATGACGAGCTGATCGGTCAGCTGGTGACCCGAGCTCAGGCCGACGGGTTGAAGCTGACCGGTGAGGGCGGCCTGCTGCAGCAGCTGACCAAGCGGGTGCTGGAGTCGGCGCTGGAAGGTGAGCTGACTGATCACCTGGGTCATGAGCACGGTGAGCGGGCCGAGGGCGGGCGGGAGAACTACCGCAACGGCCACCGGTCCAAGACTGTGGCCACCGAGGTCGGCCCGGTCGGGATCTCCGTCCCGCGGGACCGGGCGGGGTCCTTCGAGCCGATGCTGGTCAAGAAGCGACAGCGGCGTCTGGGTGGGATCGACGAGATGGTGCTGTCACTGTCGGCAAAGGGTCTCACGCACGGTGAGATCTCCGCGCACCTGGCCCAGGTGTACGGGACCGAGGTGTCGAAGTCGACCATCTCCACGATCACCGACAGTGTGGTCGCGGGCATGGTGGAATGGCAGAACCGGCCGCTGGACGCGGTGTATCCGGTCGTCTTCATCGACTGTGTGCACGTCAAGGTCAGGGATGGGCAGGTTGCCAATCGCCCGGTCTACATGGCATTGGCCGTGACCGCCGAGGGGACCCGGGACATCCTGGGGCTATGGGTTGGCGATGGCGGCGAGGGAGCCAAATACTGGCTCCAGGTCCTCACCGAGATCAAGAACCGGGGCGTGCGCGACGTCCTGATGCTTGTCTGCGATGGGCTGACCGGACTCCCCGACGCGGTGAACACCGTCTGGCCTGCGACGATCGTGCAGACCTGCGTGGTTCACCTGCTTCGTAACAGCTTCAAATACGCGGGCCGGCAGGACTGGGAGAAGATCGCTAAGGCTCTCCGGCCGGTCTACACCGCGCCCACGGAGGATGCCGCCACGGAAAGGTTCCTGGAGTTCTCGGAGGAATGGGGTGCGAAGTACCCGGCCATCGTCCGGCTGTGGGAGCGGGCCTGGGCGGAGTTCGTGCCCTTCCTTCAGTTCGACGTCGAGATCCGCCGGATCGTGTGCACGACCAACGCGATCGAGTCCGTGAACGCCCGAATCCGCAAGGCCGTCCGTGCTCGCGGACACTTCCCCACGGAACAGGCCGCCCTGAAGTGCGTCTACCTCGCAGTAATGAGCCTGGACCCGACCGGGACCGGAGCGAAGCGTTG is a genomic window containing:
- a CDS encoding ketopantoate reductase family protein, with the protein product MKLLVYGAGVCGSLLAAHLYEAGRDVTLLARGPRLASLRRHGVQLAEEDSPAVRQVPAPVVEDPAGGYDLVIVTVRTHQVDAVLESLARVDGDVLFLHNWAAGAQPLEAAIGRGRALLGFPPALAGGTMDGDVVRYRALSFMAGRVPMPIGEPHGHTTPRSERIVREFRAANIKVKAEPRMDAWLKTHAAFEVPLGRAVRAAGGPAALAEDGDAVGGMLRLMRQSMAATPTPPVPRVFGALQTLPEGMLVALLRRFLRSKTAARSALNDTSPSATAELDRLAEQMRTLAGAP
- a CDS encoding TetR/AcrR family transcriptional regulator, which gives rise to MVQPDTRTKVLEAAERLFAENGYSGTSVRAITGLAGANLAAVAYHFGSKADLMAAVVRRVIDPITNAQRTRLDELLARAGEPRVADLVEAFAGPLFDDMPTDGDRGVHASRLIMTILSDPAEEARGWTGPDDAAIRERYLAAFARALPDLTPSELLFRMRGILAVTAVDRVEAHHQPTPTCPAATDRAARSWAITFLTAAMSAPATEAER
- a CDS encoding IS5 family transposase (programmed frameshift), giving the protein MARAKPWEVDDELWAVIEPLVPKIERRAQHPGRKRHPDRLVFQGILFVLHTGIAWEHLPQELGFGSGMTCWRRLAEWTEAGVWPRLHGVLLAKLRSVNVLDFSRAAVDGPHPGVKGGIKTGRSPVDRGKTGSKHHLITDATGIPLAATLTGGNRNDVTQLVPLLQAVPPVRGKRGRPRRRPDVVLGDRGYDHDKYRRLVWDLGVKPQIARRGTEHGSGLGAQRWVVERAFAHLHWFRRLRIRWEIRDDIHEAFLTLGCALICWRRLRAAR
- a CDS encoding YciI family protein translates to MDFLCYHRDRPGSMTLRDELLEEHWSYMDRYAKEMIARGPTLADDGDTPTGSVHIVDLPDPAAARAFAFDEPNYQAGVYRDVLLRRWRNMLGRTMWDFPGGPTDGNRYLVLGLGLGTGQVADLAVPPDRNELIAYGPLLSDDGDTWLGTAALLRAPDPDTARAILAPDRYVGIEVHNWQFGGRSS
- a CDS encoding winged helix-turn-helix transcriptional regulator; its protein translation is MVTKQLLKGLPEDADLRRADSLAREIFSDVANKWALLIIEALGERTLRFSELRNEVEGVSHKMLTQNLRMLERNGLVDRKVYPTVPPRVEYTLTEPGRALRTAVDVICGWTHQHLGHIESARGRFDA
- a CDS encoding RidA family protein; this encodes MATIDVFNHDVPAESDFGYSQAIRSGELIHVSGQLSFDEAGEFLYAGDFAAQLKQTYVNMDKVLDHYGATRNQVVSQTLYVVNLRQNAAATAEGNLGYFGDHRPASTVLGITELTLPGQVVEISFVIDTQLPA
- the vanX gene encoding D-Ala-D-Ala dipeptidase VanX yields the protein MTGDFAFVDELVSGIRWDAKYATWDNFTGRPVDGYLANRIVGTKALCAALGRAAERAESVGFGLLLWDGYRPQRAVDCFLHWSRQLEDGRTKARHYPNIGRDEMFDRGYVAARSGHSRGSTVDLTLYHLATGELAPMGGDHDLMDPVSHHDAPGITRVEAANRRHLRSVMGACGFDSYACEWWHYTLKDEPHPDTYFDFPIA
- a CDS encoding IS256 family transposase, which gives rise to MTDVMRETGTESGVGELAAAVDDELIGQLVTRAQADGLKLTGEGGLLQQLTKRVLESALEGELTDHLGHEHGERAEGGRENYRNGHRSKTVATEVGPVGISVPRDRAGSFEPMLVKKRQRRLGGIDEMVLSLSAKGLTHGEISAHLAQVYGTEVSKSTISTITDSVVAGMVEWQNRPLDAVYPVVFIDCVHVKVRDGQVANRPVYMALAVTAEGTRDILGLWVGDGGEGAKYWLQVLTEIKNRGVRDVLMLVCDGLTGLPDAVNTVWPATIVQTCVVHLLRNSFKYAGRQDWEKIAKALRPVYTAPTEDAATERFLEFSEEWGAKYPAIVRLWERAWAEFVPFLQFDVEIRRIVCTTNAIESVNARIRKAVRARGHFPTEQAALKCVYLAVMSLDPTGTGAKRWTRRWKPALQAFDITFDGRLTAAQL